A portion of the Pirellulales bacterium genome contains these proteins:
- a CDS encoding cupin domain-containing protein, translating into MDLSTIFGKTSLPGFTAEYLHRLPYTAPQAADLSRLPRLADFFIMAQTPQVEVLADSQAGFIQKYFTSEIEIQNLLDQGGTLVIRHAEQHDDRLSELAKCFEKYFGGAVDIQLFATTRHLEGLNWHYDVEDVYLVSLQGVKEYGIRKNTVNPLPLLENLPTNMRYEREVTPLYRVSLSPGDLLYLPPGYWHCAKNLSHQLSLILSIGILSRTAMSIYDELRRHMLDSLAWRQRLPPLEGIEPEVRAAHYKQLFQTLASEFIFQLNRPEFQEKWLAASDSAAL; encoded by the coding sequence ATGGATCTTTCGACAATTTTTGGCAAGACCAGCTTACCTGGATTTACAGCCGAATATTTGCATCGGCTTCCCTATACAGCCCCCCAGGCGGCGGATTTATCTCGTCTTCCCAGGTTGGCCGACTTTTTTATTATGGCTCAGACTCCCCAAGTGGAGGTATTAGCCGATAGCCAGGCGGGCTTTATTCAAAAGTATTTCACTTCGGAAATAGAAATTCAAAATTTGCTGGATCAAGGGGGCACTTTGGTTATTCGGCATGCGGAACAGCATGACGATCGTTTGTCCGAGCTGGCAAAATGTTTTGAAAAATACTTTGGCGGAGCAGTGGATATCCAATTGTTTGCCACCACCCGGCATTTGGAGGGACTAAATTGGCATTATGATGTCGAGGATGTGTATCTAGTTTCGTTACAAGGCGTTAAAGAATATGGGATTCGCAAAAACACAGTTAATCCCCTGCCGCTGCTAGAAAATCTTCCCACCAACATGCGTTATGAACGTGAGGTAACTCCCCTCTATCGGGTCTCCCTCAGCCCCGGGGATTTGCTTTATCTCCCTCCAGGGTATTGGCATTGCGCAAAAAATTTATCGCATCAACTATCGTTGATTTTATCCATCGGAATACTGTCCCGGACCGCCATGTCCATTTACGATGAGCTGCGCCGCCACATGCTGGATTCCTTGGCTTGGCGGCAAAGATTGCCTCCCCTGGAGGGGATAGAGCCGGAGGTACGCGCGGCACACTATAAGCAGTTATTTCAAACTTTAGCCAGTGAGTTTATTTTTCAACTCAATCGCCCCGAATTTCAAGAGAAATGGCTGGCGGCTTCCGATTCCGCGGCGCTGTAA
- a CDS encoding HD domain-containing protein has product MPHQFIQNLAHQEQIDQIYLASGKQLRPNRNGQLYLQVDLSDRSGTLSGRLWNAQEGDGSRFEDGDFVRVRGTAQLYQGAMQLILSDIQRANSADVDWNNFSCLTPADVDKLARRLAELLRGLKDPGLRALAECFLGDEAFMASFSRCPAGVKNHHAYQGGLLEHVVNLMEVANRIYDRYPQLNHELLLFGCFLHDMGKIEELSFEKGFAYTDAGQLLGHVVQGISLLDEKIRQAEELLGEPISGETILRLKHMILSHHGEYQYGSPKLPMTLEAVALHYLDNLDARLHNFQQLLRDEANVESSWTMYHPSLGRKIFKGRVKE; this is encoded by the coding sequence ATGCCCCATCAATTTATCCAAAATCTGGCCCATCAAGAGCAAATCGATCAAATTTATCTGGCCAGTGGCAAGCAATTGCGACCTAACCGTAATGGGCAATTGTATTTGCAGGTTGATCTGAGTGATCGGAGTGGCACCTTAAGTGGAAGATTGTGGAATGCGCAAGAAGGGGATGGAAGTCGCTTTGAGGATGGCGATTTTGTGCGCGTGCGGGGAACCGCACAATTATATCAAGGGGCCATGCAACTGATCTTGTCCGATATTCAGCGGGCTAATTCGGCAGATGTGGATTGGAATAATTTTTCTTGCTTAACACCTGCGGACGTGGACAAACTTGCCCGGCGTCTGGCGGAACTGTTACGCGGGCTAAAGGATCCCGGGTTAAGAGCCTTGGCCGAATGCTTTTTGGGGGACGAGGCCTTTATGGCCAGTTTTAGCCGCTGTCCCGCCGGTGTGAAAAACCACCATGCCTACCAGGGAGGGTTGCTTGAGCATGTTGTCAACTTGATGGAAGTCGCCAATCGCATTTATGATCGCTATCCGCAACTCAATCACGAACTCTTGCTGTTTGGGTGCTTTTTGCACGACATGGGGAAAATCGAGGAGCTTTCCTTTGAAAAAGGCTTTGCCTATACCGACGCGGGACAGTTGCTGGGGCATGTCGTGCAGGGGATAAGCCTGTTGGATGAAAAAATCCGCCAAGCGGAGGAATTGCTGGGGGAGCCAATTTCGGGCGAAACCATCTTGCGGTTAAAACACATGATTTTGAGCCACCATGGCGAATACCAATATGGCTCCCCCAAACTGCCGATGACGTTAGAGGCGGTGGCCTTGCATTATCTGGATAATCTGGACGCGCGGCTGCATAATTTTCAGCAGTTGTTAAGGGACGAGGCCAATGTGGAAAGCTCTTGGACGATGTATCATCCCAGTTTAGGGCGCAAAATTTTTAAAGGCCGGGTCAAAGAGTAA
- a CDS encoding transcriptional regulator — protein MEPSVVKPVTEELPIDIIELAQALQKLPLEQRLSLEPVFARVVESTKRRRRILNLVQDALSQLRLDMKYLMFDLEATRRERDEYKRKSEEA, from the coding sequence ATGGAACCCTCTGTGGTCAAACCGGTTACTGAAGAATTGCCCATCGATATCATTGAATTGGCCCAGGCGTTACAAAAATTGCCGTTGGAGCAGCGTCTTAGCTTAGAACCGGTCTTTGCCCGGGTGGTCGAAAGCACCAAGCGGCGGCGGCGCATTTTAAACCTGGTCCAGGACGCGCTCAGTCAATTGCGGCTGGACATGAAGTATCTCATGTTTGATTTAGAAGCCACCCGCCGCGAACGGGACGAATACAAGCGGAAGTCGGAGGAAGCGTAA
- a CDS encoding response regulator: MSTKPKILVIRDPQSQIPANLPELGKDFELEQVSSPFRGLAKLARTQYAGVFVAGNLLARVERVGKLLQNERILEGMPDGVLLLDADNTIIWANERIKEWCQREHLSGQNFYTVMGSPEILGPDFCPFHTALSTGKASGSTLKVGDASRVGDNRYYHLHAMPVLEGQEAPRHLIVTVRDVTPEMLQQQKLATIHEAGEKLADMTPDELSLMTVEERIEYLKNNILQYTKDLLHFDVVEIRLLDAKTGLLMPLLAVGMSPEAEKRVLRADLEDNGVTGYVAASGKTYLCDDTHGDKKYLEGCKGAKSSLTVPLILHETVIGTFNVESPEPRAFTESDRQFLEIFTRDVAQAINTLFLLEAEKANTCVESVEAIHSAVALPIDEILNEAVNVMQRYIGHEPEVVERLENILRNARDIKQVIQKVGQKMAPSQALPANKQVDKRPLLRGKQVLVADADATVRNAAHALLERYGCIVETAHDGHETICMVQNKLTMEGGYDVIISDIRLPDMNGYELLKKLKEMVDPVPMVMMLGYGYDSTHTITKSREEGLLPSYAALAKPFRLDQLLTVTEKVISSRKPTPTPTL; this comes from the coding sequence TTGTCAACAAAGCCAAAAATCCTGGTGATTCGCGATCCCCAATCCCAGATTCCCGCGAATCTGCCGGAGCTGGGTAAGGACTTTGAGTTAGAGCAAGTCTCTAGCCCTTTTCGCGGTCTGGCGAAATTAGCTCGTACCCAATACGCGGGGGTCTTTGTAGCGGGAAATTTATTGGCACGGGTCGAGCGCGTCGGCAAACTTCTGCAAAATGAACGCATCCTGGAGGGAATGCCCGATGGGGTGCTTCTGCTGGATGCGGATAATACAATTATCTGGGCCAATGAGCGGATCAAAGAATGGTGCCAGCGCGAGCATCTGTCCGGCCAAAACTTTTACACCGTGATGGGTAGCCCTGAAATTTTGGGGCCGGATTTTTGTCCGTTTCATACGGCGTTGAGCACCGGCAAGGCGAGTGGTTCCACGCTAAAGGTTGGTGATGCGTCGCGCGTGGGGGACAACCGCTATTATCACTTGCACGCCATGCCCGTGCTGGAGGGGCAAGAAGCCCCGCGTCATCTCATCGTTACGGTGCGGGATGTAACACCGGAAATGCTACAACAGCAAAAACTGGCGACTATCCACGAAGCTGGCGAAAAGCTGGCCGACATGACGCCCGATGAACTGAGCCTGATGACCGTAGAAGAAAGAATTGAATATCTCAAAAATAATATTCTGCAATACACCAAGGATCTGTTGCATTTTGACGTGGTCGAAATTCGCCTGTTGGACGCTAAAACAGGTTTGCTGATGCCGCTGCTAGCGGTTGGCATGTCTCCCGAAGCGGAAAAGCGGGTCTTGCGGGCCGACCTAGAGGACAACGGGGTCACGGGCTACGTGGCGGCCTCGGGCAAGACTTATCTTTGCGACGACACGCACGGCGATAAAAAATATTTGGAAGGGTGTAAAGGGGCCAAAAGCTCCTTAACCGTACCACTTATTTTGCATGAAACGGTCATCGGCACATTTAATGTCGAAAGCCCCGAACCCCGGGCATTTACCGAAAGCGACCGCCAGTTTTTAGAGATTTTTACTCGCGATGTGGCCCAGGCGATCAACACGCTCTTTTTACTCGAAGCCGAAAAAGCCAATACTTGCGTGGAAAGCGTGGAGGCGATTCACAGCGCCGTGGCCTTGCCCATTGATGAGATTCTGAACGAGGCGGTCAATGTAATGCAGCGGTATATCGGCCACGAGCCGGAAGTAGTCGAGCGGCTGGAAAATATCTTGCGAAACGCCCGCGATATTAAGCAAGTCATCCAAAAAGTCGGCCAAAAGATGGCCCCCAGCCAGGCCCTGCCCGCCAATAAACAAGTCGATAAACGACCGCTGTTGCGGGGAAAGCAAGTCTTGGTGGCTGACGCCGACGCCACCGTCCGCAACGCCGCCCACGCGCTCTTGGAACGATATGGCTGTATTGTGGAAACCGCGCATGACGGCCATGAGACCATTTGCATGGTGCAAAATAAGTTGACCATGGAGGGAGGCTATGATGTCATTATTAGTGATATTCGCCTCCCCGATATGAATGGCTATGAATTACTGAAAAAGTTAAAGGAAATGGTGGATCCCGTCCCCATGGTCATGATGCTGGGCTACGGATATGATTCGACGCACACCATTACTAAATCGCGGGAGGAAGGACTGCTCCCCTCTTATGCGGCCCTGGCCAAGCCGTTCCGCCTGGACCAACTGCTGACCGTGACCGAAAAAGTTATCAGTAGCCGCAAGCCAACCCCGACGCCGACGCTGTAA
- a CDS encoding serine/threonine-protein kinase, giving the protein MSALTAESLVQRAIDYDLLDERGTRIIWSDVGGREVELDEIKQILLRHDLLTTHQLDRLIRGERHGYFYGKYKVLYPVGQGTFARVYRAVHVETGQIVAIKVLRNRFSHEESKIQQFEQEAEVGMLLKHPNIVGIYEVANEHGHYYMVLEFVEGRNLREFIRVRGQLDQLEATRLAIDITKGLDAASRKGLSHRDLKASNVLVSSHGMAKLVDFGLAGVDPDLSEEAIAELDNPRTIDYAALEKYSNAKKDDPRSDIYFLGCIYYHMLAGTPPLIETKDRLLRMSRNRFLDVKPIQEVVPKVSRGVATVLAKAMAFNPDQRYQTAHDLLGDLLVLYQKLQANPTGDVEPALDPGALHQVFQKQRSLMIIESNTGHQDVFRELFKKNGFRVLMSSDPNRPANTFNEHERPADCVIYSTSELGLRALEAFNAFGEGEHTRHIPAILMLGAKHGVLAERAVLNENRAVVSSPVKMGEFKTLVEKLVTQEQAVG; this is encoded by the coding sequence ATGTCTGCCCTGACCGCTGAATCGTTGGTTCAGCGCGCCATCGATTACGATCTCTTGGATGAGCGCGGCACGCGCATCATCTGGAGCGACGTCGGCGGACGTGAAGTCGAGTTAGATGAAATCAAGCAGATCCTCCTTCGACATGATTTGCTGACCACCCACCAGTTGGACCGCCTAATCCGCGGTGAACGCCACGGATATTTCTACGGCAAATACAAAGTGTTGTACCCCGTTGGGCAGGGGACCTTTGCCCGCGTCTATCGGGCAGTGCACGTGGAAACCGGCCAAATCGTGGCGATCAAGGTCCTGCGCAACCGGTTTTCGCACGAAGAAAGTAAAATCCAGCAGTTCGAGCAAGAAGCCGAAGTGGGCATGCTGCTCAAACACCCCAATATTGTGGGGATTTATGAAGTGGCCAACGAGCATGGCCACTATTACATGGTGTTGGAGTTCGTGGAAGGGCGGAATTTGCGGGAATTTATTCGCGTGCGGGGGCAGTTGGACCAACTAGAAGCTACCCGCCTGGCGATCGATATTACCAAAGGACTAGATGCCGCCAGTCGCAAGGGGCTTTCCCACCGGGATCTCAAAGCCAGCAATGTGCTGGTTTCCAGTCATGGCATGGCCAAGCTAGTCGATTTTGGCTTGGCGGGAGTTGATCCTGACCTTAGCGAAGAAGCCATCGCCGAACTGGATAATCCGCGGACCATTGATTACGCCGCCCTGGAGAAATATTCCAACGCCAAAAAAGACGATCCACGCAGTGACATCTATTTTTTGGGCTGTATCTACTACCACATGCTGGCCGGGACGCCTCCCTTGATAGAAACCAAGGATCGGCTATTGCGGATGAGCCGCAACCGGTTTTTGGATGTCAAGCCGATTCAAGAGGTCGTGCCCAAGGTGTCGCGCGGAGTGGCGACGGTATTGGCCAAGGCAATGGCTTTTAATCCCGATCAGCGTTATCAGACGGCGCATGATTTACTAGGCGATTTGCTGGTTTTATATCAAAAGCTGCAGGCCAATCCCACGGGTGATGTCGAACCGGCCTTGGACCCCGGCGCGCTGCATCAAGTCTTTCAAAAGCAGCGCAGCTTAATGATTATCGAATCCAACACGGGTCATCAGGACGTGTTTCGCGAACTGTTTAAAAAGAACGGTTTTCGCGTATTAATGAGCAGCGACCCCAATCGTCCGGCCAATACCTTTAACGAACACGAACGTCCCGCGGACTGCGTGATTTACAGCACCAGTGAATTGGGATTACGCGCGCTGGAAGCGTTTAATGCCTTTGGAGAAGGAGAACACACCCGCCACATACCCGCGATTTTGATGCTAGGGGCCAAACATGGCGTCCTGGCCGAACGGGCCGTGCTCAACGAAAATCGCGCCGTTGTTAGCAGCCCCGTAAAAATGGGGGAATTTAAGACGCTGGTAGAAAAACTTGTCACGCAGGAACAAGCCGTGGGTTAG
- a CDS encoding response regulator, translating to MTRSILITDDDDAFRETLLTMLEPCGYDLLTAGDGDEALQIVHRRRVDLVLLDFQMPRLSGLECAQQLQQTTLRNRWILISAGINDQVREQAQRLNVFSLLPKPVTRQVLSQTVNQAMSCYYG from the coding sequence ATGACACGGTCGATTTTAATTACCGACGATGACGACGCGTTCCGCGAAACGCTGCTGACGATGTTGGAGCCTTGTGGCTATGACTTGCTGACTGCGGGCGATGGGGATGAAGCCCTCCAAATCGTTCACCGCCGGCGTGTAGACTTGGTCTTGCTGGATTTTCAGATGCCCCGATTAAGCGGGCTAGAATGTGCACAACAGTTGCAACAAACAACTTTGCGAAATCGCTGGATATTGATTTCGGCGGGAATAAATGACCAAGTCCGGGAACAGGCCCAACGACTTAATGTGTTTTCTTTGTTGCCTAAGCCTGTTACGCGGCAGGTTTTGTCTCAAACGGTCAACCAAGCCATGAGTTGTTACTATGGATAA
- a CDS encoding class I SAM-dependent methyltransferase has translation MTVPDWQLPAGVTRGAWDYFQARHIARDYDQYFADCPLFDVDSRLLARYFSPPGVVADFGCGTGRALLPLIHRGHTGLAIDLSEEMLAVVAEKAAAEQLPVRCVRGNLVELPHVSDNAADYGMCLFSTLGMIQGRENRQRALLEMRRILRPGGILILHVHNVWFNLYDPAGPGWVLGSWLRSCGKGDYEFGDKVFPYRQIPAMFLHVFPRREILSTVRQAGLQIIEFIPLGAPGYQPLRWGYFLQELRASGWLIVCQKSV, from the coding sequence ATGACCGTTCCAGATTGGCAATTACCGGCTGGTGTCACGCGCGGGGCATGGGATTATTTTCAAGCGCGGCATATCGCCCGCGACTATGACCAGTATTTTGCCGATTGCCCGCTGTTTGATGTCGATAGTCGGCTTCTCGCCAGGTATTTTTCCCCTCCAGGCGTGGTGGCCGATTTTGGCTGCGGCACCGGAAGAGCGCTTTTACCATTAATCCACCGGGGGCATACGGGACTGGCAATCGATCTTAGCGAGGAAATGCTGGCCGTGGTGGCTGAGAAAGCCGCCGCGGAACAACTCCCCGTTCGCTGCGTGCGGGGAAATCTGGTGGAGCTACCCCATGTTTCGGACAATGCGGCCGATTATGGCATGTGCCTGTTTAGTACGCTGGGGATGATCCAGGGTCGGGAAAATAGACAGCGGGCGCTACTGGAAATGCGGCGAATCTTGCGTCCCGGGGGAATCCTGATCCTGCATGTGCACAACGTCTGGTTTAATCTGTACGATCCGGCGGGTCCAGGCTGGGTGCTGGGGAGCTGGCTCCGTTCATGTGGCAAAGGGGATTATGAATTTGGAGACAAGGTTTTTCCCTATCGCCAAATTCCCGCCATGTTCTTGCACGTTTTTCCCCGGCGGGAAATACTCTCCACCGTGCGCCAGGCAGGACTGCAAATCATCGAGTTCATTCCGCTTGGCGCTCCGGGTTATCAGCCCCTTCGCTGGGGATATTTTCTGCAGGAACTGCGCGCCAGCGGTTGGTTGATTGTCTGCCAAAAAAGCGTTTGA